Genomic window (Flavobacterium oreochromis):
TGGCTTCTTGTATATCTTCTACTGATGTTTCTATATATTCCTCTCCTGTTTCTTTGTCGATGTGGTGGAACTTTTGGTATTGTTTGTAAAAGGTAATGGCTTCTATAAATTGTAAATAATGGGCGTTGGTTCTTCGAGGTTTAAAGACGGATTGAGGAAGTGTTAAGTGCATTGCAAAAGGATTTCTTACCGTTATGGTTTTGAGTAGTCTTTGTGCATTTTGAAGTAACATTTTAGTTTGTATTTCTTCTTCATAATTGATTTGTCCTGCTGACACGGCACGCTGGTAGAACATAATTTTTTCATCCTGCTCCTGGCTTTCATCGATGTATAATAAAAAACTTCGATTACTATTATCCTCGTAGATGCTTTCTTGTGTAGTACAACCACTCACACTTACAGGACCTTCCACCGTTAAATGGATGGTTTGAGTAGTGCCTTTTTGATCTTTATGTACTAATGTTTTGGTAATTTTTTTCTTTGATTGTAATTCACGAAGTGGATAGAGTACACTTTCTGCTCCGTCTAAATCTTCAATTAAAATCAGTTTGTTTTGTAATTCCGTACGATTGAAGTAATAAAAGGCGTTTGCACTTAAAACGGTCATTTCTATTTTATCTTCTTCGGGGATGAGTTCTGCGACTTTTGACTGTAAATGTGTTTTTCCTATTCCGCTACTTCCAAGACTTATACAATGTAACGGATTGTTGGTTTTTCTTGAGGTAAAGATTAAGTACATTAACAAGCGGTTGATTTCTTCTCCGATTACTCCGCTTTTCCAATTAATTCTTGTGTATTTGCTATTAAATTTTCTTATGCTAAAAATTCCTTTGCTTGTTTAATCTCTTTCTCAGTTAAACTTTTGACTTTCGACTTTTGACTTTCGACTGTTCTTTCTACTTCTTGTAATCTGTAATTTTCCAGTTCGTTGGTTAAGCTGTCTAAATCCCGTCTTACTATGGTGGTGCCTATTTCTAATCGCTCTGCTACTTTTCTAGTCAATTTCTCTATACTGGTGTCGTTGTATAAATCTATATTCTGCCTTAGAACTTGTTCGCTTTTTAGTTTTTGTATTCCTAATGTTACTCGTAAGGCTTCTAAATTGTTGAATCTGATACCGTCTAAATGGCTATTTTTAAGTGTTTGGTTTCAAAAATGTAGTGGTTGGGGTTGGTGGTGTTTAAATTGTTCATAAGTTTTAAATAATCATATTTGACTACAAATATATATTTTTTGTTTATATAAAAATATACTAATTGTTTATATTTTTCAACACGATATATTTTTTGTCTATAAATAACTACTTTTGTAAAGCATTTTTGTTATTTAAACCTATTAACAGTACACTTATGTCATTTGGAGATAACCTAAAAAAAATACGTTCGGATAAAGATATTTCACAAGGAGATTTAGCTAAAATGATTGATGTTCACGCCACTCATATCTCACGATACGAACGTAATTTAACTTCGCCAACTATTGATGTTGCCAAAAAGATTGCTGATGCTCTAGAGGTTTCTACAGATGCCTTGATTTATGGTTCTAATGAGCAAATTATAAATAACAAGATTAATGATGATGAACTATTACAACTTTTTCATAAAATCCAGTATTTAAATCAAGAAGAGATAAGTAGTATCAAAACTATGCTTAAAGCCTTTGTTTTTCAAAAAGATATACAAAAACAACTTTCTTAAAAATTTTTTTTACCTTTTAATACATATTTTTAGCCTTGTAAATATGTATTTTAAGTTATAAAAACAGTATTTATAACCCACAAAAAAACACGCCCGTAAGCGTGTTCTTTATATCCTTTTATTTTTTACTCTCTTTGTCTGTCCGAGCTGGAAGCTCGAACTAGCCTTTTAGATTTGTTCTTTGAAAAATTCGTAAATTTAATAACAACCAAAACTGACAAAGTAAACCATTCGCGCCGCAAAGATTTTAGGCTTATCCCTCGATCAGGACTTTGTCAGTTTTATTGAATCAGCATCAAATAGTTATTCAGTCATAAAGGACTATTATCAAGGCTTGGATAGAAGATTCAATAACTTGGTTGCTAATTTTAAAATCTTTTTCTATGAGTAAATTTAGTAATTTTCTAGGAATCGACGTGTCAAAAGAATATTTTGATGCAGTAGTGATTTTGAATGGTGATAAAAACAACAGCATTCACAATCAGTTTACTAATGATAGCAAAGGTTTAAAAGAATTGATAGCTTGGTTGAAATCCAATCAATCTAATGCGAAAAACACCTTAGTTTGCCTTGAACATACAGGTTTATATGGCAAAATAATTATCCCCCATTTGCTTGATAAAGAGTTCTCTGTTTGGGTTGAAATGTCTTTAAAAATTATTCGCAGTTTAGGAGTTCAAAGAGGTAAGAATTACAAAATAGATGCTGGAAGAATAGCCTATTATGCGATGAAAAATCAAGAAGAAGCCCAGTTTTATCAACCACCAAGAAAAGTAATTGATAAAATTAGAAAGTTACTGACTCTTAGAGATCATTTGGTAAAAACCAAAGCCTTGTTAGTTAAAAACACCAATGAACTCAAAAGTTTTGAGCCAGAACTGGCTAAGCTAAATGAAAAATATTCCAAAACAACCATTCAAGGAATAGAGAAAGATTTAAAAAACATTGAAAAAGAATTGGATAAAGTCATCGAAGATGATGAAAAACTTTCTAATTTATATGAAAAAGCAACTTCAGTTGTTGGAGTTGGAAAAATAACCGCTTTGTTGTTGATTTGTTTTACCAATGAGTTCACAATGTATGAAAACCCAAGGCAATTAGCTTGTTATTGCGGTGTGGTACCTTTTGAATACAGCTCTGGAAAAAGTGTAAGAGCAAAACCCAAAGTCCATTATATGGCTAATAAAACACTCAAAAAACAGTTGCATATGTGTGCGCTTTCTTGTATTTCAGCAAAAGGTGAACTCAAAGAGTATTTTGAAAGAAAAGTAGCTGAAGGCAAAAACAAAATGCTAGTAATAAATAATATTAGGAACAAATTAGTACACCGAATTTGCGCCTGTGTAAGAGATAATAAGCTATACGAAAGAAAAGCAGCTTAATCAAAAACATATAAATTTTCTTTTGAAAGGTAAGAAGTAAAAAACTCCTTACCCTTCGCAAGACTTATTGTGTTTTTTCAAGATAAAGTTATTGAATTATTCGCAAAAAATAATCGAAAAGTTTAACAATTATTATTTGGAAAAACCATAGTTATCGAACTCGATTATTTAGAGACGCTTGGACTAGCTGGGGGTATTGAAGTCATCTGAACAAATCTTTATCTCTTTATTAATTAATTCACTTAGTTTTATATTTTTTTTATCAAGTGTATTTGAATTTATAATCAAATTAGCTTCATTATATGAGGGGTTTAATTCTACATCTATTATTTTTATCATTTGTCCAGACTTAGTTAAAAGTGTATCGCCAATTTCAATAACACCATCAACAATCTTACAAGCTAATATTAGCCTGTCATTATGATTTAAGTCTCTAAAAACATTATATATTTTAACTTTTTTAAGCATAATTTATTGTCTCGTAAATGTTGCTTCTATACCATTTTCTATTTCTCTTACAGTCACACTTTTAAAACCGTGCTTAGCAGCTTGCTGACCCGACCAAGTTTTAAACGCAGCTTGTTCTTGAGTAGCACCATTCTTCAATGCAGCTTCATATCTTGTTAAATTTACAGAAGACCCAGTTGAAGTTGTGCTTTCATATATTGAACTTCTAACCCAAGTTGCTGTAAACATTTCTGCTTCAGTTTCTTTAAGAGCTTCTGAGAAAAATTTAGAACCATATCCTAATCCCTGTAGTCGTTTAGGAATATTCAAGTCAATTTGCAATCCCTTTTTAAATGAAAAAGTATAAAAACCTATTTGTTCTCCGTCAACTCTCCCCCAAGCTCTTCCACCTCCCATAGCTCTTTCCCAACCATCTAATGTTAATTTAGAAAGTTTGCTCAAAGTTGTATTAAAAATTTTCGGAAACTTTAAATTAAAATTACCAAATGAAGGCTTCTTTAATCCACTAAAAGATAAGTTTTTCAAAGGATTACTGAGAGAAAAATCAATTTGATCATCTACACTAGTTCCTCCAATTCCATTTTTTGCAAGATCATAAGTTCCCAAGGCAAATAAAGAAATATCTGTAAGACCTTTAACACTTCCCGTCAATGAGTTAGCTATATATCCGTCACCTGTATTATTATCATATTTATTATTACCAGTAACTGTAGAAATAGTATTTAAAAACTTAAAGAAAGTCACTAGCATATTTTCTCCTGCAGAAAGTTCTTTAGTTTCATTTTTATTTTTATTATCACTTGTTTCCAATCCCTCTAACTCAACAGCTGATATTGGACTGTTTGAACTAAATTGATATGGTGAATAAAAAGGAAACTTTTTTTCAAGGGGGTCAGTAGCAAAAAACCTACCCACTCTTGGGTCGTGCATTCTAAAAGTATAATTTAAAGAATTCCCTTCCCCTTTTAACTCGTCATCTTTTTCTTGTCCTTGGAAGCCGTAACGGTAAGCTGTGCTTGAGCCGTGGCGGTTTGGAATGAGCGAACCAAAAGGATAATAATTTATGCGTTTTTTACTAGGGTTGCCACTACTTTGGGTATGTCTTTTCTGACAAAACCAGTAAAAAAATTTTCCTGCTTGCCTTACTACCTACTAAAGTCACTATTTTAAAAGAACGTTTACTTATATATGTCCTCAAAGATAACGTTTTTACATATATACAGTATTGTTTGATATAAAAAAGACAATCGTTGCTTAAATGGCTTATAAATGCGTGATATTGGTATTCGTGGGTACTTTCTGCTATAAGACATCTTGCTTATATTTTTTTATATCGATGAGAAAAAGTCGGCTCTAGTGGGAATATGGTGGGCTTATCCTCGGGACATCTACGGGACATCCATATATAATCCTTAAAAAATAATTGCACTAAAATAGCTATACAGTTTTTGATGATTTTACTAAAATAGCTATACAGTTTCTTTAATTTCTTTTTATCAATCGTAATGCTTTAAATCGTTTTTTTAATCGGTTAAACAAGGCAGGTACAAAACAGTCTTTGAGTGTTTTCTTGTAGTCGGCAGGTTCTTTAGTCAACCGTAGCTCGATTTTTAAAGAAGATTGCCATTCGGTTAATTCTCTTATGGAACGATACACATTAAAAGGCAATCTTCTTTAAAAATGAGCCCTGCGGAGCTTGCGGAGCAGTTTTGCGGTTCTACATTAACACCCCCAAGCACCGCAGGGAAGTAAAAAGGCGTTATGCGTTTAGTGGTATAAAAAAGCCTTTTTACTTACCGAGGAGCGATGTGGCGGTGTTGCGGCAATGTACCGAAGCCTGCGACACGGGATGCGGACGAGGAGGAACGACGAGGAGCAATGTGTCGCAGTGTGCTGAAAGCATAGCCCTGAAGCGTAACGCAGTGGAGCAAATCTATTTCGGCGTAGCTTTGCTACACCTTGCAGGGCGTACTGAGAGTACAGGGAGCAACCGCCATATTAACAAGGGGCGACAGATGCAAAGACGGCTTGGCGTTGGATGGTGCGTGGGGAGCGGTCTTGCAGATGTAATAGCCCCGACGACCGATGGAAGTGAACGTGTGAAGACGAGGACAAGCGAACCAGTATATAAAACGGCTCTTGCGAGGCACGAAGCAATCAGAGTGGTTTTATATACTGGTTTGCTTGTGGACTGTGCAACGGAGAGCAGTCATTGCGAGGTACGAAGCAAACTGAACGACTGGAACAGCCGAGCGGAACAAAGAGAACGACTGGAGGGAGACCGCTTGATTGCTTTTCTTGGCAGTATAACACAAACTGTGTAAGTTAAAAAGTTATTCTGAAAAATTAGCTCGCTTAAAAGAGCTAAAATTTTTCGGAAATAACTTTTTAACGTTTTATATATTTACATAGTTATGATAGACAAAGAAGACTTATTAAACAACAAGGATTTTTTTTAAATCCTTTAAAAATGGAGAAGATTTATCTTCCTTTTTTAAGCAAATGCATAAACGAGCAGTAGAACACATGCTCAATGCCGAACTAGATGCTCACTTAGATACCGAAAAACATCAAAAAACCTCTGACGGCAATTATCGTAATGGTCATGGAACCAAGAAGATTAAGACTTCCTTTGGAGAAGATCAAATTAAAGTCCCAAGAGATAGAGAAGGTAGTTTTGAACCTGTTTTAGTCCCTAAAAGACATAATATTATTGATGGTTTAGAGAATGTTATCATTTCATTTTATGCTAAAGGAATGAGTGTTAGTGATATTGAAGAGCAAATCAAAGAAATGTATAATTTTGACATTTCAACTTCTACCATTTCAAGAATTACTAATGCAGTAGCAAGTGAGATAGTAACCTGGCAAAACAGACCATTAGATGAAGTTTACTTAATTGTTTGGATGGATGGAATTGTTTTCAAAGTTCGTGAAAACTCAAAAGTAATCAATAAAACTATCTATTTAGCAGTAGGACTTAATCATGAAGGACGAAAAGAAGTTCTTGGTATGTGGTTAGGTAAGAATGAAAGTTCAAGCTTCTGGATGAGTGTTTTAACCGATTTAAAAGCCCGCGGAGTGGAAGATATTTTAATAACGGCTACCGATAATTTAAACGGATTTACTCAAACCATACGTTCTGTTTTTCCTGAATCACAAACACAGATTTGTGTGGTTCACCAAATAAGAAATGCTTGTAGATATGTCGTATGGAAAGATAAAAAGCAATTTACAACCGACATGAAACTAGTCTATACAGCACCAACAAAACAAGCCGCCGAGTTAGCTCTAGAAGATTTTGCTCAAAAATGGGAATCTAAATATGGATATGCTATCAAATCTTGGAGGGAAAATTGGGACGAATTAACCATCTTTTTTGACTTCCCGTTAGAAATCCGCAAAATTATTTATACCACAAATTTAATTGAAAATCTTAATGGGAAAATTCGCAAGTACACCAAAAACAAAATGTCGTTTCCAACAGATGAGGCGGTAATAAAATCGGTTTACCTTGCCTTAAAAGAAGCAACTAAAAAATGGTCGATGCCAATACAAAATTGGGGTATTGTTTTAAACCAATTTAATCTTATATTTGAAAAAAGGCTCAGATTATAAAATCATAAGTGTTCGAAACCCTATTTTGGTTTGAAAATATCCTCAACTTGATTTGGGTTTCCACCGCATTTTTCCACAATATCTTTGATGATTAATACTTCTAACTCGTTAGCAAATTTTAGTTTTGGTATTTTGTACCCTTTTAGATTGTTTAGTTTTTTATAAACTGTCAAAAGGATCGCCATTATCAAAGTCATATACATAACAACCTTTATTCCGTTTAGATTCCTAGAAATCAAATGACTAAAGTTTAAGTTTTGTTTTATAAATTTAAAAAACACTTCAATCTCCCATCGCTTTTTGTAAATATCGACAATCTCTTTAGAAGTCAGGTCATTACTATTACTTAAAAAATAGAATATTTCATTACTTTCCTTTTCTCTTGCAATGATTAACCTTAAAAATGAAGTTGTTTTTTTATTTCGTTTATCAAACAATATGACCTTCAAATCTCTTTCAATATATAATCTTTCTGTTTCGTTTTGAACTATTTTAAATTCCTCAACTATATCAAATCGAGTATAATTATTAAGACGAGTAACAAAAATAAAATTCTGGTTATTAAAACTTTCAAATGCACTTCTTGCCTGAAGTCCGCGGTCAAAGACCAATATATTTTCTGGACTTAGGGGACATTCATTTATCAAATCTTTTAAAGCAAAATCTTCAGAAACGAAAGCTTGTTCTGTAAATATCTTTGAGTGTATAGGAACATTCGAAAAAGCCATACTAAATTTCACAAATCTTTTATCTCCTTGTTTGTTAATCTGCATTCCTTCTTCAAATAATTTAGAAGAAATACTGACTAAAGTAGAGTCGAAAGCAATGATGTTGTGCTTTTTATTAAGATATTTATTTTGAAATTGTTTCAAGCAACTTTTGAAAATTGCTTCGAAATAACACGGATTTATAGTAACTAATCGGTCTCTTATCGAATTGTATTTTACTCCGTCAAAACTATTGTTTGCAATACTTTTAAATGCTAATGAATGATAAAATTCCTCCATAACCCTCAGGCTATTATTTTTTACATTTAGCATTGAAAAAAGTAAAAGTTGAAACATCGTTTGCCCATTGAGCTTTTTAACTTGGTAATCAACCTTGTACTTTAATGATAATCTTTCTAATTCCTCTTTTGGAATATAATTTAACACTTCCGAAACTTGCATAGTTTCTTGTAAAATTATAAAATTTAAGGTTTCGAACACTTATGATTATAAAATCCAAGCCTAAACTTTTTAACTTACACACTTTGTAGGATAGTGTCTTTCATCCAATCAAATAATCTTCCAATGTAGAGCCATCAATAGGTGTTCACTCCTGGCTCGCTTTGTTCCAGTCATCACTTCCAGTCGCTTTTACAAGCTCCGTTCTCGTTCTTCCTTGCACACACTCTCTGCGTCGTTCACGCTTCGCTATTTTGTCCGTTATAGTTTTTAGTGTGTTCCGCTTCGCTTCACCTAAATCAAGGAACACGTCCAACGCTCGCCGTGTTGTGGCGGTTGCTCCCTGTACTCTCAGTACGCCCTGCAAGGTGTAGCGAAGCTACGCCGAAATAGATTTGCTCCACTGCGTTACGCTTCAGGGCTATGCTTTCAGCACACTGCGCCACATTGCTCCTCGTCGTTCCTCCTCGTCCGCATCCCGTGTCGCAGGCTTCGGTACATTGCCACAACACCGCCACTTCGCTCCTCGGTAAGTAAAAAGGCTTTTTTATACCACTAATCGCCTAACGCCTTTTTTACTTCCCTGCGGTGCTTGGGGGTGTTAAACGTTACGCAGACTAACGCCCTTCGGTTGTTTGCTCATTTTTTTAGAAGAAAGCCAAAGAGGCTTTTTCTTAAAAATGAAACTCTCTTTTTTTTTTTCTTTCAAAAAAATCGAGCACCATAAGGCTAAAGTACCTGTAAACTACAGGTAAACACTCGAAGAATAGTAAATACTTGCCAATGGATAAAGGATAAATAAACGGATTTTTATATATTTGGAATGTAGCAATACAAGACGTTCTTTAAAAAAACAGTTGTAGTTAGAGGTAAGGCAAGCGGAAAAATTTTTTAACGATTTTGTCAGAAAAGACATACCCAAAGTAGTGGTAACCCTAGTAAAAAACGCATAAATTATTATCCTTTTGGTTCGCTCGTTCCTAATAGGCACGGATACAGTAAAGACTACCGTTACGGCTTCCAAGGACAGGAAAAAGATGACGAGTTAAAAGGTGAAGGGAACTACATAAACTTCACTTATAGAGGACACGACCCAAGGGTGGGAAGGTTTTTTGCTGTTGACCCGTTGACAAAAGAATATCCTCATTATTCGCCATATAGTTTTAGTGGTAACAAACCTATACAGTACAGGGAACTAGAAGGATTAGAAGAAGCGGTAACCACTTTTTCCTATCAAACTATTAGGGGTAGTTCTAAAATGAAAATCATAGGAGCTGATTTAACTATCAACAATACTAAAAGAAGAAATGAAGTGATATTTATGGTAGTTAATGGTAATAAATATAGAGCCAATAGTTATGAAACTACTACAGGAAGAGACAGAGGTAGAAAAGATGATTTTAATGGAAACTTCAGTGGGATAAAGACTTTAAATGACAAAGATTTGTCTGCAATTTTGGGTTATGCTGATTTTGTTTTTGAAGTTTTTGGAGGTACTGACAGTAAAGAACAAACTGTTATTCACGAATCTAATGCTAGTCCTTGGAAATCTAAATCTAAATTACTAGATTTTAAAAATAGTATTTATGATTTAATGGGTATAGATGAAAATAGTTTAATAGGTATTGACGGTGTTGCATATAATGCTAACGAAGTAGGGAATTATTTATGGGGTATGATTTTGGAAGAAGCGGGAGTTATTTTGGATGCAAATACGATTGCTGAATTAGAAACTCGAGGAAGAAATGATGAACCCCACGAGCAAAAGGCTATAACGGCGGGGAGAAATAAGGAAAAAGTTTTAAAAGTTGATAAAACTGAAAGAAAAAGAGCTTTTGAATATTATAAAGATGAATATCAAGAACATCTTAAAAAGGAGGAGAAAAGCAAGATTATGAACCATCAGATAATTTAGGAGACTGGAAAGATGTTAGAGAAGATAAATAAAAAAGTATTTATATACGGTATAGTTTTTGGGTTCATATCTTTTCTTGTTTCTTGTGATAGAGATGAAAAACAAATTGAAAAAAACAATGTTGATAATTTCAACAAAAATTCCAGTAAATTTGATAATTCTATCGCTTATATAGCCTCAAAATATTTTACTAAAAATGAG
Coding sequences:
- a CDS encoding helix-turn-helix domain-containing protein, translating into MSFGDNLKKIRSDKDISQGDLAKMIDVHATHISRYERNLTSPTIDVAKKIADALEVSTDALIYGSNEQIINNKINDDELLQLFHKIQYLNQEEISSIKTMLKAFVFQKDIQKQLS
- a CDS encoding IS110 family transposase yields the protein MSKFSNFLGIDVSKEYFDAVVILNGDKNNSIHNQFTNDSKGLKELIAWLKSNQSNAKNTLVCLEHTGLYGKIIIPHLLDKEFSVWVEMSLKIIRSLGVQRGKNYKIDAGRIAYYAMKNQEEAQFYQPPRKVIDKIRKLLTLRDHLVKTKALLVKNTNELKSFEPELAKLNEKYSKTTIQGIEKDLKNIEKELDKVIEDDEKLSNLYEKATSVVGVGKITALLLICFTNEFTMYENPRQLACYCGVVPFEYSSGKSVRAKPKVHYMANKTLKKQLHMCALSCISAKGELKEYFERKVAEGKNKMLVINNIRNKLVHRICACVRDNKLYERKAA
- a CDS encoding RHS repeat-associated core domain-containing protein, producing MNYYPFGSLIPNRHGSSTAYRYGFQGQEKDDELKGEGNSLNYTFRMHDPRVGRFFATDPLEKKFPFYSPYQFSSNSPISAVELEGLETSDNKNKNETKELSAGENMLVTFFKFLNTISTVTGNNKYDNNTGDGYIANSLTGSVKGLTDISLFALGTYDLAKNGIGGTSVDDQIDFSLSNPLKNLSFSGLKKPSFGNFNLKFPKIFNTTLSKLSKLTLDGWERAMGGGRAWGRVDGEQIGFYTFSFKKGLQIDLNIPKRLQGLGYGSKFFSEALKETEAEMFTATWVRSSIYESTTSTGSSVNLTRYEAALKNGATQEQAAFKTWSGQQAAKHGFKSVTVREIENGIEATFTRQ
- a CDS encoding IS256 family transposase; the encoded protein is MFFKSFKNGEDLSSFFKQMHKRAVEHMLNAELDAHLDTEKHQKTSDGNYRNGHGTKKIKTSFGEDQIKVPRDREGSFEPVLVPKRHNIIDGLENVIISFYAKGMSVSDIEEQIKEMYNFDISTSTISRITNAVASEIVTWQNRPLDEVYLIVWMDGIVFKVRENSKVINKTIYLAVGLNHEGRKEVLGMWLGKNESSSFWMSVLTDLKARGVEDILITATDNLNGFTQTIRSVFPESQTQICVVHQIRNACRYVVWKDKKQFTTDMKLVYTAPTKQAAELALEDFAQKWESKYGYAIKSWRENWDELTIFFDFPLEIRKIIYTTNLIENLNGKIRKYTKNKMSFPTDEAVIKSVYLALKEATKKWSMPIQNWGIVLNQFNLIFEKRLRL
- a CDS encoding IS4 family transposase, whose translation is MQVSEVLNYIPKEELERLSLKYKVDYQVKKLNGQTMFQLLLFSMLNVKNNSLRVMEEFYHSLAFKSIANNSFDGVKYNSIRDRLVTINPCYFEAIFKSCLKQFQNKYLNKKHNIIAFDSTLVSISSKLFEEGMQINKQGDKRFVKFSMAFSNVPIHSKIFTEQAFVSEDFALKDLINECPLSPENILVFDRGLQARSAFESFNNQNFIFVTRLNNYTRFDIVEEFKIVQNETERLYIERDLKVILFDKRNKKTTSFLRLIIAREKESNEIFYFLSNSNDLTSKEIVDIYKKRWEIEVFFKFIKQNLNFSHLISRNLNGIKVVMYMTLIMAILLTVYKKLNNLKGYKIPKLKFANELEVLIIKDIVEKCGGNPNQVEDIFKPK
- a CDS encoding RHS repeat domain-containing protein, which encodes MNYYPFGSLVPNRHGYSKDYRYGFQGQEKDDELKGEGNYINFTYRGHDPRVGRFFAVDPLTKEYPHYSPYSFSGNKPIQYRELEGLEEAVTTFSYQTIRGSSKMKIIGADLTINNTKRRNEVIFMVVNGNKYRANSYETTTGRDRGRKDDFNGNFSGIKTLNDKDLSAILGYADFVFEVFGGTDSKEQTVIHESNASPWKSKSKLLDFKNSIYDLMGIDENSLIGIDGVAYNANEVGNYLWGMILEEAGVILDANTIAELETRGRNDEPHEQKAITAGRNKEKVLKVDKTERKRAFEYYKDEYQEHLKKEEKSKIMNHQII